TTTCTATTTACACGATCCGCGGTTCTTCGTAATGCTATTTCACGAAGGGCAATTAAATTATCTAGGCTAAAAAAATTATTTAACGCAGTTTCTACATGAGCTTCTTTATAAACCTTACCTTCATTTAAACGAAGTATTAATTCCTCTGGTTCGATATCTATTAACTCCACTTGATCTGCGTCATCAAACACGTAATCAGGTATTCGCTCACGAACTACAACCCCTGTTATAGACGCTACAATATCATTTAAGCTTTCTAAATGCTGAACATTTACCGTTGTATAAACATCAATACCTGCTTTTAATAATTCTTGTATATCTTGATAACGCTTTATATGACGGCAACCATCACTATTCGTATGTGCAAGCTCATCAACTAAGATAAGATTAGGCTTACGTTTTATTGCTCCATCTAGATCAAATTCATTTAAAATTATCCCTCTGTATTCCATCTTGATAGGAGGAAGCATTTCTAAGCCACTTAATAGCTTTGTTGTTTCAGGCCTTGTGTGAGGTTCAATATATCCCGCAACTACATCAATGCCAGCCTCTTTTGCAACATGGGCAGCTTGCAACATAGCATAGGTCTTACCTACTCCGGCGGCATAACCAAAAAAAATCTTTAAGCGGCCAGACTTTTTCTCTTTTTCTTCTTCCTCTACTCTTTTTAAAAATTCTTCAGGTTTTGGTCTTGTTACTTGCATTTGTACCGTCCCTTATGTTTTATTTCTTTCTACTTCTTATTTTAACATAAAAGCATAATTTTTGTTTAATTTCTTTACATTATATATTGAATCACATAAGCTAAGCTCTATGGTCTTTAATCCCCATATAAATTCCTTTAAGTTTACTCCAAAAATCATAATATCCCATCTAACATAAGATTTACCTTTAATACATTTACTGTCTTTTCTCCAAATAAACCAAGAAATTTACCAGTTGTACATTTATCAATTATTTCTTGCACATCCTCTAAACTCATATTATTATTTCTTGCAATTCGTTCCTTTTGATATTCAGCTGCCTTAATAGAAATATGTGGATCTAATCCACTACCAGAGCCAGTTACTAAATCTACTGGGATAGCTTCATCACCCTTTTCAGGGTGTGCCTTCTTAATTTTTACTACACGTTCCTTTACTAAATCCTCATACTCTTTACTTGCTGGACTTAAGTTGTATGGCCCCGAATACATTAAAACATTACCGTCCTCATCCGTAAATGTATGAGTGTCAATTTTCATAATACGTCCCCACATATGTGCCTCATCGGTATACTGCTGTCCTAACAACTCACTCCCATATTTCTTACCATTTACCGTTATTATACTTCCCTCTGATTGATTTGGAAAAATAACCTTAGCAATTAAAGTTACTAAAACGGTATATACCACTCCACATAAAATAGTGAAAATAATTAAATATAAAAAACTTTGCTTTACCACATTCTTTATAGATTTCATATAAGCCTCCTTCTGCCTGGATTATTTTCATATCATAAATGTCTTTAGAAATAATCCTATCAATACGCAAGCAAATATCTTATATCAATTACATTACGAAATTAACACAAGAAATGTATGTCTTATTTTGTTATACTGACTTTACTTCTATTACTATATCAATTCAATATATTCATTCTTATACTAAATGTATTGCAACAATAAGCATATCAATAAGCTTTACGAATATAAACGGCGTAATAATTCCTCCTAATCCATATACGAAAAGATTACGAGCAAGCAGCTTACTAGCTGGAACTTCACGGTATTTAACCCCTTTTAATGCTAAAGGAATAAGTGCAACAATAATAAGTGCATTATATATAATTGCTGAGTAAATCGCACTTTCTGCACTATGAAGATTCATAATATTTAAAGCAGAAAGTCCAGGATATAATTGCATAAAAAGTGCTGGTATAATAGCAAAGTATTTTGCTAAATCATTGGCAATGCTAAATGTGGTAAGGCTTCCTCTTGTCATTAATAGCTGCTTTCCTATTCTTACGATATCAATCAGCTTTGTTGGTGATGAATCAAGATCAACCATGTTCCCTGCTTCTTTTGCAGCCTGAGTTCCCGTATTCATAGCAACTGCAACATCTGCCTGTGCAAGTGCAGGAGCATCATTCGTTCCATCACCAGTCATTGCAACTAAATGCCCTTTGCTTTGAAAATCACGAATCATATTAAGCTTCGCTTCTGGTGTAGCTTCTGCTAGGAAATCATCCACACCAGCTTCTGCAGCAATCGCTGCTGCTGTTAATGGATTATCACCTGTAATCATTATTGTTCTAATTCCCATTTTCCTAAGGTCAGCGAACTTTTCTTGTACACCCTCTTTAATAATATCTTTTAGATAAATAACGCCTAAAATATTATAGTTCTTCGCTACGACTAATGGTGTGCCACCTTGATTAGAAACTCGTTTTACAACTTCATCGCATTCCTTGCTATAAATTCCACCGTTTTCAACCACATATTGCCTTACAGCTTCTGCAGCTCCTTTTCTTATTTCATTGCCACTATAATCAACACCACTCATACGCGTTGTTGCACTAAATGGAACAAATTTCATACCAAGTTCATTTATATTTCTTCCACGGATACCAAATTGCTCTTTAGCAAGTACTACCACACTTCTACCTTCTGGCGTTTCATCTGCTAAAGAAGATAGTTGAGCTGCGTTTGCTAGCTCTTTTATATCTATTCCATCTACAGGGATAAACTCACATGCTTGCCTATTTCCTAGGGTAATTGTCCCTGTCTTATCCAGCATTAAAATATCTACATCGCCAGCTGCCTCAATTGCGCGTCCACTCATTGCGAGTACATTGGCTTGATTTAGCCTACTCATACCAGCAATTCCTATTGCTGATAATAATGCACCAATTGTTGTTGGCGCTAGACAAACTAATAGTGCAACCAGCGATGTAACCGATGTTGGATTCTGATTTCCTGCTAGTTTCGCCGAAAAAGTTGAATAAGCATATAATGAAAGTGTTACTAAAATAAAAATAATAGATAATGCTATTAAAAATATCTGTAGTGCTATTTCATTTGGTGTTTTCTTTCTAGAAGCACCTTCCACCATACTTATCATTTTATCAAGGAAACTTTGACCTGGTTCACTGGTAATTTCAACGATTATCCAATCAGAAATAACTGTGGTTCCTCCAGTAACTGCACTACGATCACCACCGCTTTCTCGAATTACTGGAGCTGACTCACCAGTGATAGCACTCTCATCTACCGATGCTGCACCATCAATAACATCGCCATCTAGAGGTATTTGCTCCCCTGCAGATACAATGATAATATCACCTTTTTTAAGAGTTGTTGACGACACTTTCGTTATCTCATTTCTTCGTTCAACAGAAGGAATCTTATTTGCCTCAACATCTTTTTTCGCAGCTCTTAAAGAGTCGGCTTGCGCTTTTCCTCTACCTTCTGCAATAGCCTCAGCAAAGTTTGCAAATATTACAGTAAACCATAGAATAATTGCTATACCAAATGTAAAACTAGTTGGTGCATCTTTAATACCAAATAACGAAAAAACAAATAAAATACTTGTAAGAATAGCAGATATATAAACAAGTAGCATTACTGGATTTTGTGTTTGTGTTCTTGGATCCAATTTTATAAATGAATCTTTAATCGCTCTTAATAGCATTTTATTACCTGCTAGAGCACTTTTCTTTTTTTCAACCATAATGACCTCCTTACTCCACAAATCTAAAATTTGCGTATATATATTTCATCAGACCTTGCTAAAATTTATTACTACCCTAAAGTTTCATTTGGAAAAACTCCGCAATAGGTCCTAATGCTAAGGCTGGAAAAAAGCTTAAAGCGCCAATTAATAAAACAACAAAAATCAATAAAAATACAAACATAGCATTACTAGTAGAAAGTGTACCAGAAGTAGTTGCAATCTTCTTTTTTGAAGCCATACTACCCGCAATAGAAAGTATTGTAATCATTGGCAAGAATCTGGCAAACAGCATAATAACTCCCAAACTTACATTAATAAAAACAGTATTGGCCGAAAATCCTGCAAATGCAGAACCATTATTACCACCCGCAGAGGTATAAGCATATAAAACTTCAGAAAATCCATGTGCGCCACTATTATTTAGACTTTCGCTAACACTAGGAACTAAAGCCGCTACACCGCTTCCTACTATAATCGCTATTGGTGTAGCTAAACATGCAAGTACGGCCATTTTCATTTCATATGGTTCTATCTTCTTGCCTAGATACTCCGGAGTACGCCCTACCATCAAACCTGAAATAAATACAGTTAAAATAGCAAATCCAATCATTCCATATAGTCCACTACCAACACCACCAAAAACAACCTCCCCCAACTGCATTAGTAGCATTAGCATCATACCACCAATTGGTGTATAACTATCATGCATAGAGTTTACCGAACCGTTAGAGGCAGCTGTTGTAAATGCAGCCCATGTTGAAGAGGAAGCTATCCCAAATCTTGACTCTTTTCCCTCCATATTCCCGCCGGCCTGGTCAGTCATACTTAAATCAACTAAGCCTCCCTGTGCTAGTTGAGGTGTTGCTTGATGTTCATTTACCGCTATAATAAGTAATGCGGCAACCAATAATATAAACATTGCAGAAAATAATGTAACTCCCTGCCTTTTATCCTTAATATTACGTCCAAAAGTAAAACACAAGGATACTGGAATTAGTAAAATAGATAGCAGTTCAACAATATTTGAAACTAAAGTGGGATTTTCAAAAGGATGCGCTGAATTAACTCCATAAAATCCGCCACCATTTGTACCCAATTGTTTAATGGCAATTTGACTTGCTGCAGGACCTAATGGAACATATTGCTCTGTTATTATGGTAGCATCTTTAATATGTTCTCCATTTACATATACTTGGTTATCCTTTATTGTGGCATTCTCAATAATATTTCCATCCTTTACTGCAATAGACTCAAGCAATTGCACGGTATCTCCAGAACGAAATGTTTGTGGAATACCTTGTGAGACTAGTACAATAGAAACAATTAAAGATAGTGGCATTAACACATATAATAAAACTCTAGTTATATCCACCCAAAAGTTTCCTAATCCTGTTTCTTTAACCTTAGCAAATCCACGTATCAATGCAAATAACACTGCAATCCCCACAGCTGCAGATACAAAGTTTTGTACAGTAAGGCCAAGTGCCTGTGTAAGATAGCTCATTTGGGATTCACCACTATACGATTGCCAGTTTGTATTTGTAATGAAACTTACAGCATTATTAAAAGCTAGATCCCATGATAAGCCACCAACACCTTCAGGATTACCAGGTAATATTCCTTGTAGTATCTGGATTAAGAATAATATAATGAATCCAACACCGCTAAATATAAGAACACTAATGGAATATCTCCTCCATGTCATCTCTTCTTCTTTATTTATTCCTAGAACCTTATATATTAGTTTTTCACATGGAAAAAGTAGTTTAGATAATAATACTTTCTCTCCATTCATGACCTTGCCTATGTATATTCCAAGTGGTATAGCAAGCAATACAAGTATTCCTAGAGACATTACATATTGTAGTATAGTCTGTGTCATTTTTTATCACCTCTAAGTAAAATCACGACATAATAAATAAGTAGCCCAATAGCTATAATACCTATCATACCTATCAATATTTTCATAACATCCTCCAACGTATCACATTATTTGCAATAATCCATTAATAGAAAACTTATAAGTAACTATTTATTTACAAATATAAGTCTAGCATAAGAAATATTAAAACTGTGTTAGAGGACAACTGAGTATAATTAAGATAATATAAAGGCACCGAAAGCACAGTAGTCTTGCTTATATCCCTTGTACATAGCTCGATCTTGTAAATGATAGAAAGATACCCAAAAATTCTATAGAAAACACTTGACCATTGTGCTATAATATCATAGATTTTGTCAAAATAATGCCTACGTCCGCTTACATACTGTAAGTATCAAGGCTATTTAAAGAAAGGAAAGCTATGAGTCAAAAAGAAGAAACAATGAAGAAAAATGATTCGGAATACTCACTATCAGCAGTACCAAATCACATGAAAGTACAAGGTTTATTATCAGTAATGGT
The Clostridium sp. Marseille-P299 genome window above contains:
- the kdpC gene encoding potassium-transporting ATPase subunit KdpC, which encodes MKSIKNVVKQSFLYLIIFTILCGVVYTVLVTLIAKVIFPNQSEGSIITVNGKKYGSELLGQQYTDEAHMWGRIMKIDTHTFTDEDGNVLMYSGPYNLSPASKEYEDLVKERVVKIKKAHPEKGDEAIPVDLVTGSGSGLDPHISIKAAEYQKERIARNNNMSLEDVQEIIDKCTTGKFLGLFGEKTVNVLKVNLMLDGIL
- the kdpB gene encoding potassium-transporting ATPase subunit KdpB; translation: MVEKKKSALAGNKMLLRAIKDSFIKLDPRTQTQNPVMLLVYISAILTSILFVFSLFGIKDAPTSFTFGIAIILWFTVIFANFAEAIAEGRGKAQADSLRAAKKDVEANKIPSVERRNEITKVSSTTLKKGDIIIVSAGEQIPLDGDVIDGAASVDESAITGESAPVIRESGGDRSAVTGGTTVISDWIIVEITSEPGQSFLDKMISMVEGASRKKTPNEIALQIFLIALSIIFILVTLSLYAYSTFSAKLAGNQNPTSVTSLVALLVCLAPTTIGALLSAIGIAGMSRLNQANVLAMSGRAIEAAGDVDILMLDKTGTITLGNRQACEFIPVDGIDIKELANAAQLSSLADETPEGRSVVVLAKEQFGIRGRNINELGMKFVPFSATTRMSGVDYSGNEIRKGAAEAVRQYVVENGGIYSKECDEVVKRVSNQGGTPLVVAKNYNILGVIYLKDIIKEGVQEKFADLRKMGIRTIMITGDNPLTAAAIAAEAGVDDFLAEATPEAKLNMIRDFQSKGHLVAMTGDGTNDAPALAQADVAVAMNTGTQAAKEAGNMVDLDSSPTKLIDIVRIGKQLLMTRGSLTTFSIANDLAKYFAIIPALFMQLYPGLSALNIMNLHSAESAIYSAIIYNALIIVALIPLALKGVKYREVPASKLLARNLFVYGLGGIITPFIFVKLIDMLIVAIHLV
- the kdpA gene encoding potassium-transporting ATPase subunit KdpA — protein: MTQTILQYVMSLGILVLLAIPLGIYIGKVMNGEKVLLSKLLFPCEKLIYKVLGINKEEEMTWRRYSISVLIFSGVGFIILFLIQILQGILPGNPEGVGGLSWDLAFNNAVSFITNTNWQSYSGESQMSYLTQALGLTVQNFVSAAVGIAVLFALIRGFAKVKETGLGNFWVDITRVLLYVLMPLSLIVSIVLVSQGIPQTFRSGDTVQLLESIAVKDGNIIENATIKDNQVYVNGEHIKDATIITEQYVPLGPAASQIAIKQLGTNGGGFYGVNSAHPFENPTLVSNIVELLSILLIPVSLCFTFGRNIKDKRQGVTLFSAMFILLVAALLIIAVNEHQATPQLAQGGLVDLSMTDQAGGNMEGKESRFGIASSSTWAAFTTAASNGSVNSMHDSYTPIGGMMLMLLMQLGEVVFGGVGSGLYGMIGFAILTVFISGLMVGRTPEYLGKKIEPYEMKMAVLACLATPIAIIVGSGVAALVPSVSESLNNSGAHGFSEVLYAYTSAGGNNGSAFAGFSANTVFINVSLGVIMLFARFLPMITILSIAGSMASKKKIATTSGTLSTSNAMFVFLLIFVVLLIGALSFFPALALGPIAEFFQMKL